A single genomic interval of Megalobrama amblycephala isolate DHTTF-2021 linkage group LG17, ASM1881202v1, whole genome shotgun sequence harbors:
- the LOC125251504 gene encoding ATP-dependent DNA helicase PIF1-like isoform X1 — protein MLGPHCVLKQRHECIELMKNNILPDEDESDTLIPDLVANPRTAFTIETSNATMSRDEALCLLRSLNTKQSAIFYKVRKWCLQKLLGENPEPFRLFVTGGAGTGKSHLIKAIYYESSRLLSKLSEKLDDRSVIFFFLCASTGVAAFNIGAATIHNTFSIGANVKLPYQPLSDDKINSLRSKMGCLQILIMDEVSMVDHHFLSYVHGRLRQIKQTGDYSLFGKVSLIAVGDFYQLPPVKGTPLYADTKGVNLWDNNFEIAELTQVVRQQDVSFAETLNRLRVRKKNEPLSSSDINMLKQRETGEECSDVHIFPTNEEVDKYNIQRLNEVCPDAISIQAQDFVRNPKTGRIEEKAGFHTRVFNSCLDKCVSLGVGARVMLKKNIDVSDGLVNGAFGTVVHISRSQKQPDEDDDFPSAIHVEFDDPNVGKIQRSKQRHTFSQNSTVIEVQEDQVTNDGGLRRQFPLRLAWACNVHKVQGLTVDKAVVSLEKIFTSGQAYVALSRVRTLNGLIIQNFKESAIYCNDKIELAMKCMPKFPLENYSFTKTPGIFTIALHNVQSLQAHVQDIQAHRQLMNADCICLTETWLKVEDEVQIPGFIFKHNPRARCYDNSTPLFTHLKQQRGGGVALYSCENLLSQVVIPEPCNL, from the coding sequence ATGCTTGGGCCGCATTGTGTCCTGAAACAGCGTCATGAATGTATCGAACTAATGAAGAATAACATCCTTCCTGATGAAGATGAGTCTGACACGCTTATTCCAGATCTTGTAGCAAACCCTCGAACAGCATTCACAATTGAGACCAGCAATGCTACAATGTCTAGAGATGAAGCATTGTGTTTACTAAGATCATTAAACACTAAACAATCTGCAATATTTTACAAAGTTCGCAAATGGTGTCTACAAAAACTGCTTGGAGAAAACCCTGAACCATTTCGCTTGTTTGTTACTGGTGGAGCAGGCACAGGAAAAAGCCATTTAATCAAAGCAATCTACTATGAATCTTCTAGGCTCTTATCCAAGCTGTCTGAAAAGCTTGATGATAggagtgtaatttttttttttttatgtgcatcAACTGGAGTAGCAGCATTCAACATTGGCGCTGCCACCATCCACAACACTTTTTCAATTGGTGCTAATGTCAAACTGCCGTACCAACCGCTAAGTGATGACAAAATCAATTCTCTTCGATCCAAAATGGGATGTTTGCAGATTTTGATTATGGATGAAGTATCCATGGTTGACCATCACTTTTTGTCATATGTTCATGGGAGATTGAGACAAATCAAACAAACTGGTGACTACTCCCTCTTTGGTAAAGTAAGTCTCATAGCTGTTGGAGATTTTTATCAGCTGCCACCTGTTAAGGGAACTCCACTCTATGCTGATACAAAAGGAGTGAACCTTTGGGACAATAACTTTGAAATTGCTGAATTAACTCAAGTTGTTAGACAACAAGATGTATCTTTTGCTGAAACCTTAAATCGTCTGAGAGTTCGTAAAAAAAATGAACCTCTAAGCTCAAGTGACATCAACATGTTGAAGCAACGTGAAACAGGAGAAGAATGCAGTGATGTTCATATATTTCCTACAAATGAAGAGGTTGATAAATACAATATTCAGAGACTAAATGAGGTTTGTCCTGACGCAATCAGTATTCAAGCTCAAGATTTTGTGAGAAATCCAAAAACTGGAAGGATTGAAGAAAAAGCTGGATTTCATACAAGAGTTTTCAACTCCTGTTTGGATAAATGTGTTTCCTTGGGTGTTGGAGCAAGAGTTATGTTAAAGAAAAACATTGATGTTTCTGATGGACTTGTCAATGGAGCCTTTGGTACAGTTGTCCACATCAGCAGAAGTCAAAAACAGCCAGATGAGGATGATGATTTTCCATCAGCTATTCATGTGGAATTTGATGATCCAAATGTGGGTAAAATTCAGAGATCCAAACAACGAcacacattttcccaaaattCTACAGTTATTGAAGTGCAAGAAGATCAAGTCACAAATGACGGTGGTTTAAGACGTCAATTTCCACTTAGATTGGCATGGGCATGTAATGTTCACAAAGTGCAAGGACTCACAGTAGATAAAGCTGTCGTATCGCTTGAGAAGATCTTTACTTCAGGACAAGCATATGTTGCATTGAGTCGTGTGAGAACTCTCAATGGACTAATAATTCAAAACTTCAAGGAGTCTGCCatatactgtaatgataaaatTGAGTTGGCAATGAAATGTATGCCAAAATTTCCTTtggaaaattacagtttcacaaAGACACCTGGTATATTTACAATTGCTCTTCATAATGTACAAAGTCTTCAAGCTCATGTTCAAGATATTCAAGCTCACAGACAACTTATGAATGCAGATTGTATTTGTTTAACTGAAACGTGGCTAAAAGTTGAAGACGAAGTGCAGATACCGGGATTTATCTTCAAGCATAATCCAAGAGCTAGGTGCTATGACAACAGCACTCCACTTTTCACTCATTTAAAACAACAGCGAGGAGGTGGAGTTGCACTTTACTCTTGTGAGAACCTGCTTTCTCAAGTCGTCATTCCAGAACCTTGCAATTTGTAA